Genomic window (Croceicoccus sp. Ery15):
TGACATCAACTATATCGCGATGACCGGTGCCTTGCATGCCATCGGGAAGAAGGGCGAGCCGCCGACCGTACCGCTCAACCTTGTGGGTGATTATGCTGGCGGCACAATGTTTATGGCGCTGGGGATCGTTTCCGCAGTCCTGTCTGCGCGCCAGACCGGTAGGGGCCAGGTCGTCGATGCAGCCATGGTCGATGGCGTGGCAAACCTGCTGGGCCTTTATCATGCATTCGTGGCCAACGGGCTTTGGCAGGACGAACCCGAATCCAACCTCCTCGACGGGGGTGCGCCGTTCTATCAATGCTACCTGTGCCATTGTGGCGGATCGGTCGCGGTTGGCGCGTTGGAGCCGCAATTCTTCGCTGCGCTGCTGGATGGGCTGAATGTGCCGCAGGACCGGTATGACCAGAATGACCGGTCGCAGTGGCCCGCCATGCAGGCAGAGTTCAAGCGGATCTTCGCATCGGCATCCCGCGACGATTGGGAGCAGCGATTTGCGGGCACCGACGCCTGCGTTTCACCGGTCCTCTCCCTTAGCGAAGCCACCCGGCACCCGGTCAACGCCGAACGCAGCGTGTTCATCGATCATAATGGGGTGATGCAGGCCGCACCAGCGCCGCGCTTCTCGGCGACGCCCGGGCAGGTGACGCCCAGCCGGTCGGCTACTGTCGAAGACATCGTCGATGCATGGACTACAGCCGGATGACGCGCTTTCCCGCGTTCTCGCCGCGGTAGAGCCCGGCAAGGGCATCCGGACACATCTCAATCCCGTCCAGCAGATCTTCGCAGTAGCGCAGCTTGCCCTGGCGCACCCATTGCGCCAGCTTCGCCACGGAGTTTTCCCAGCGGTCGAAGTGATCGAACACAACAAATCCCTGCATTCGAGCGCGTTTCACAAGGAGATGCCGCTCCACGCGCGGCCCGGTTGGCCACGGGCTCCAGCGATCTATGGCGGCGGTACCGCAATTCACCACCCGCGCATGCAATGCCAGATGCGGCAAGACCGCATCGCTGATCGCACCCGACGTATTGTCGAAATATATGTCGACGCCATCCGGACACGCCTTCGCCAGTGCCTCGTCCAGTCCTGCGGCCTTGTAATCGATTGCCGCGTCGAAGCCGAAATCTACGATGCACTGGCTGACCTTGGCTGGTCCGCCTGCAATGCCCACGGTGCGGCACCCCAGCATGCGGCCGATCTGCCCGACGGCTGACCCTACTGAGCCGGCCGCTGTCGAAACGACCAGCGTATCGCCCGCTTTCGGTTCGCCCACCATCGTCAGGGCAAGAAAGGCCGTGATGCCGTTGATGCCCAGTACGCCAAGCGCAAGGGAAGGGGAAAGATCCGGCTGTGAAACCGCGCGCACGATTGCATCCGACCCGACTGTTGCGATTTCCTGCCAGCCGAACCAGCCGAGGACGATCTGACCCTCGCGCCAGTCGGGATGGCGACTTTCCGTGATTTCGCCCACCGCCAGCGAACGCATTACGCCGCCGACGGGCACGGGATCCGAATAATTACCGGCATCTGCGATCCAGCCACGCATCGCAGGGTCAACCGACAAGAAGCGATTGGCGATACGAAGTTGACCTTCGCCCAAAGGCGGAACCGCAATCCGGTCCATCGCAAAATTGGCGGCCTGCGCTATGCCGGCCGGTCTCGATACGAGTATGACCCTGCGGTTCATTTCGACCTTTTGATTCCCCATACACCACCGAAAGCCCGTGTTTTGGATAGAGATATCCTATCGCAGGGTAGGTGATGAGATGGCCTGCGGCCCGGATGGGGGTCACCAAAAGAACGGACAGAGGTTCGTTCACGGTCGACTTCGGGAGAATCGCTCCAATGCGTGATGTATTTATCTATGACCACGTTCGGACACCGCGCGGACGCGGACGGGCGGATGGCTCGCTGCATGAAATTCCCGCCATCGAACTGGTCACCCAGTTGTTGCAGGAAATCCGCGATCGCAATGGCCTCGAAACGGCTCTTCTGGACGATGTGGTGATCGGGTGTGCTCAGCCCGTGGGCGAGCAGGGCGGAGTGCTTGCTCGCGGGGCAGTGGTGAACGCGGGCTATGCCCACAGCGTTGCCGGTCAGCAATTGCACCGCTTTTGCGCCTCTGGGCTCGAGGCCGTGAATAATGTCGCTGCGCAGGTCGCCAGCGGGATGGCCAGCGCAGGCATCGGCGGCGGCGTCGAAAGCATGAGCCGCGTGATCATGGGCTATGACAGCGGGGCGTGGGTCGCGGATCCCGCCGTCGCCCTGCAAAATTACTATGCGCCGCAAGGCCTTGGCGCAGACATGATTGCTACCCTCGAAGGATACAGCCGCGAAGCTGTCGACCAATATGCGGTTGAAAGCCAGCGCCGCGCTGCAAAGTCATGGGACGAACGCAATTTTGACCGCTCGATCGTGCCAGTGAAGGACGTGATGGGCGAAGTCATCCTGGACAATGACGAATACCGGCGGCCGGCAACAACCATGGAATCGCTCGCGGGCCTGAAGGCTGCCTTCCCGCCCTTTGCCAAGATGGGCTTCGGCCGCGTCGCCAAGGAACGCTATCCCGAGATCGAGGAAATCAATCACGTCCATACCGGCGGCAATTCCAGCGGCATCGTCGACGGTTCGGGCATCGTGATGCTGGGCGATGCCGAGTTCGGTAAAGCCGCCGGCCTCAAGCCGCGCGCCCGTATCAAGGGCTGGGCCTCGATAGGGTCTGATCCGACCATCATGCTGACCGCGCCCGCAGATGTCGCACGCAAGGCGCTGAAGAACGTGGGCATGGAGAAGGGCGACATCGACCTCTACGAATTGAACGAGGCGTTCGCCAGCGTTGTCTTGCGCTTCATGGACCATCTGGGCGTCGATCACGACATCACCAATGTGGCAGGCGGCGCAATTGCCCTTGGCCATCCGCTTGGCGCGACGGGCGCCATGATCTTGGGCACCGTTCTCGACGAACTGGAACGCCGCGACCTCAATACCGCCATGACCCTGCTGTGCGCCGGCAACGGCCTCGGCACCGCCACCATTATCGAACGGGTGTGACCCGATGAGCGAAAGCGCAAAGAGCAAAACCATGCGACACATCAAGCTGGACAAGGGCGCCGACGGCGTCGCCATTCTAACACTCGACAATGCTGATGAGAGCATGAATGTCGTTTCGGGCGAATGGCTTGAAGATATGAATGCCGCAATTGCAGAGTTGCGGGACGACGAGAGTGTTACCGGCGTCATCATCACATCGGGCAAGAAGGCCTTCATGGCGGGCGCCGACCTCAAGCTGATGGTGGCCGGTTATGAAACCATGACGCCCACGGATGCCTTTGCGTTCAGCCAGAAGGCAACGGCAATGCACCGCGCGCTGGAAACGATGGGCAAGCCGGTCGCCTGTGCCATGAACGGCCTTGCGCTTGGCGGAGGGTTCGAACTGGCACTGGCATGCCACCACCGTGTGCTGTCGGACGATCCGCGTGCCGTCGTGGGGCTGCCAGAAGTCAATCTGGGTCTTTTGCCGGGATCGGGCGGCACGCAGCGCCTGCCACGCCTGATTGGTCGCAAGAAGGGGCTCGACCTGCTTCTTTCCGGCCGTTCGGTCGCGCCGAAGGAAGCGCTGGAACTGGGCCTCGTCGACGAAATCGCACCTATCGACCAGCTGGTCGACAAGGCGCGCCAGTGGCTGGCCACCAATCCGCCCGCAGAGCGGATCTGGGACGTTAAAGGCTATGCCATTCCCGAGATGCGGGGCATGATTGTGCCCGAAGTCGCGATGGATTATTCGATCAGCGTCGCGCAGGTCGCTGGCAAGCATGGCTATCATTATCCGGCGCCCGCTGCGATTCTATCATGTGTGTTCGAAGGGTTGCAATTACCGATGGGCAAGGCGCTTTCGGTGGAAAGCAAGTACTTCGCAAATCTACTGACCGATCCGGTCGCGCGTAACATCATCCGCACAACCTTCATTTCCAAGCAGGCTGCCGAAAAGGGTGCGCGTCGCCCCGAAGGGGTGGCGAAGTCGGAAGTGAAGAAACTGGGTGTGCTGGGCGCCGGCATGATGGGTGCGGGCATTGCGCTCGTCGCTGCCAAGGCGGGGATCGACGTGGTATTGATTGACCGAGACACGACCACCGCCGCCAAAGGCAAGGCCTATAGCGAAAAGGTGTTCGGCAAGGCTGTCGAGCGCGGCAAGATGCCGCAGGACAAGGCCGATGCCGCGCTTGCGCATATCACGCCGACCGACGATTTCGCGCTGCTCGACGGATGCGATCTTGTGGTCGAGGCGGTGTTCGAGGATATGGGCATCAAGGCCGAAACCACGCAAAAGGCCGAAGCCGTCCTGCCGGAGAGCGCGGTCTTTGCGACCAATACCTCCACCCTGCCGATTTCGGAGCTTGCCAAGGCTTCCAAGCGGCCGGACCAATATATCGGCCTGCATTTCTTTTCGCCTGTCGATCGCATGGGACTGGTCGAAGTCATCATGGGCGAGCAGACGTCGGACGAGACGCTGGCCAAGTCGCTGGATTTCATCGCCCAGATCCGCAAGACCCCGATCGTCGTCAATGACGCGCAGGGTTTCTACACCAGCCGGGTCTTTCGCATGTTCATCTTCGAAGGCGCTGCGATGCTGGAAGACGGCGTGGAGCCCGCAAGGATCGAGAATGCCGCGAAGGCTGCCGGTTTCCCGATCGGCCCGCTCGCCCTGCTGGACGAGGTGACGATCGACCTGCCGTTCAAGATCCTCAAGGATGCGGAAGGCAAGGACGGGAACCTCTATACGATCGAGCGTGGCGGCAAGGTGCTCGACCGGATGCTCGAACTCGGTCGCGGCAGCCGCAAGGCCGGTGCCGGCTTCTACGAATATGCCGAGGATGGCAGCAAACATCTGTGGGAAGGTCTCGGCACGGAATTCCCGGTGTCCGACGATCAGCCTGATCAGGAGGAACTGAAGAAGCGCTTCCTCTACTCGCAGGCCAATGAAACCGCGCAATGCCTTGAGGAAGGCGTGCTCGAAACCGCGCAGGATGCGGATCTGGGTGCGATATTGGGTTGGGGCTTCCCCGTCTGGACGGGCGGCACGCTCAGCTACATCGACACGATCGGGGTTGCCGAATTCGTGAAGGATGCCAGCAGGCTGGCGGACAATTACGGCGCCCGTTTTGCTCCTTCGAAATGGTTGCAGGACCGGGCGGCCGCGAACACCGCCTTCTACCCGCCGATCAAGACAGGCTGAGCACCGATGCAGCGTACTATCTTCGAACCCGAGCACGAGCAGTTTCGCGACAGCGTTCGCAAGTTCATGCAAACGGAAGTGGGGCCCCATGCTGACCGCTGGCGCGAAGCCGGAATTGTAGACCGCGAAGTCTATCTCAAGGCTGGCGAGCAGGGCCTGCTATGCGTGTTCGCGGATGAGAAATATGGTGGTGCGGGGATCGAGGATCTCCGTTTCGACCAGATCATCATCGAAGAGAACATGCGTTATGGCGACATCGGGTTCTACATCAACCTGCATAGTGATCTTGTTGCGCCGTACATCCACAAGCTCTGCAATGATGAGCAGCGGGATCGCTTCATGCCCGGAATCGTGTCGGGCGAGACGGTCCTGGCGGTAGCCATGACCGAACCTTCGACCGGCAGCGATCTTGCCGGCATGAAGACCCGTGCGGTCGAAAATGGCGATCACTGGGTATTGAACGGGGCCAAGACCTATATCTCCAACGGCATCCTCGGCGATCTGATAGTCGTGGCGGCGCGCACCGATCCCGACAAGCCGCATGGCATCAGCCTGTTCCTTGTCGAGCGTGGCATGGAAGGGTTCGAACGGGGCCGCAAGCTCGACAAGATGGGGCTGAAGTCCCAGGACACGGCAGAGCTGTTCTTCAACGATGTGAAGGTGCCGCAGGCAAACCTGATCGGCGAGGCCGGGCAGGGTTTCAAATATCTCGCCCGGATGCTGGCGCAGGAAAGGCTGATCGCGGCCATAGGTTTCATGGCGACCGCGCAGACGGCGTTCGACCTCACGCTCGATTATGTGAAGGAACGCCGGGCCTTCGGCAAGCCGATCGGGGCGTTCCAGAATACGCGGTTCAAGATGGCCCAGATGCGCGCCGAACTCGACATGGCGCAGACCTATGTCGATCAATGCGTCATGTTGCTCAATGACAAGAAGCTGACTGCCGAAGATGCCTCGGCGGCAAAGCTTCTGACCAGCGAGCTGGAAGGGCGCGTCATGGACATCTGCGTGCAATTGCATGGCGGCGCGGGGTATATGGAAGAATACCGTATCAGCCGCATGTACACCGATGCGCGCATCAGCCGCATTTTCGCGGGCACAAGCGAAATCATGTTGGAAATCATCGGTCGCGGAATCGGACTGGACGAGCGCAAGATGAACTAACGTGGGCCTGCCCACTGGCACTGGCAGGTGATAACACTGAACAGCGCAATTACGGCAATGGCGTGCAGATCCCTGCTGAGCTAGGCGTCAGGGACATGATCCTCATGACCAGCTCGTAGCACTTGAAGGCTATGGTCTGTCGATCGTGGGAGAACAAGAGATCGATAGCGATTGATGGTACATCGGCCTCCCCACTTGCGAATTCCTCGCGAGTTCACCCCGAGAGCAGATCGCCACCGCAAGAGGATGCTGCACGATGCCGTGTTACGAATTCCAGGGCCTGCGGCCGGTGGTGGATGCCGCCAGCTACCTCCATCCGCTGGCATCGCTGATCGGCGATGTGATTGTGGGGCCGGGCTGCTATATCGGACCCGGTGCAAGCCTGCGGGCCGATTTCGGGCGGATCATCGTCGAGCGGGACGCCAGCATACAGGATAATGCCACGATCCATGTGTCCACCGAAAGGGACACGGTGATCAAGCGCGGCGCCACTATCGCCCACGGCGCCGTAGTTCACGGCTGCGAGATTGGCGAGAACTGTCTCGTCGGGATCAATTCGGTCGTTCTGGATGCAGCGATCCTCGCCCCCGAATGCCTGGTGGCGGCCATGTCGTTCGTTCCGCATGGCATGGAAGTACCCCAGCGCAGCGTCCTTATGGGTATTCCAGCGCGTATTGTCCGCACCTTAGCGGGCGAGGAAGTTTCATGGCGCAACGATGGTGACGGGGACTACCAGCTTCTTACGCGCGAAGCACTTACCAGTCTCCGCCAGACCGAGCCCCTGCGTCAGGTCCAACCTGACAGGAAACGAACTCGGATCGAAGCCAGCGCCGTGACGCTGACACGCCGGTCGTCCGACTAGTCGTCCTGATCGGTCTGCAGCGCATTCATCACTTCAAGATGCTGGGTCGAGCGGTTATCTCCGTGGTGGTCGAGCGTGTCGAGAAGCAGAGACAGCAGCGATCGCAACTGATCCAGTTCCCCAGCAGAGAACGCTTTCTGGGCGCCAGCCTCCATCGCCTTGGCCTTCGCGAAAAGTCCGATCATTGTCTCGCGACCGGCTTTTGTCAGAGCGATGCTCGCATCCTCTGACAGCTCGATATACCCTTCGGCCACCAGCCTTTGAATATCGTCTTCCCTCCATTGCCAGCCTGATGCGTCCAGCATGGAGTTGACCTCCTCGACAGTAGCCGGGCCACCCTGCATCAGTACCGAGAGCGCATAGTGATCGACCTGAGACAGGCCAAGACCGCTAGCCTCGAGCCGGACATCATCGGTGAGCATGAAATAGGCGCGCGCGATAAGATAGTTGAGATCGCGGCGATTTTGGCCGTCGCCGCCGCCGGGGAACGTCTTGCGCGCATATTTCCCGCGGTGGAACAACAGAGGTTCCTTCTCCGACTGCTCGAGATCCAGGACTTCGCCGACAAAAATGATGTGATCGCCGCCATCGTATCGATAGGCCGTCCGGCATTCGAAGCGCGCAGCACAATCTTGCAGGAGAGGAACCCCACCTGCGCTCGTTTCGAACTCCACTCCCTCGAACTTGTCGATCCCGGGAGTGGCAAACCGGTTCGATAGCGCTTCCTGATCGGCCCCGAGAATATGTACTGCGAAGGCATCGACACTCGTGAACGCCTCGATGTTTGACGACTTCTTCGCCAGGCTCCACAGCACAAGAGGCGGATCGAGTGACACGGAATTGAAACTGTTCGCAGTCAGCCCGACATTTCGCCCGTCGTGGCTGGTTGTCACGATGGTCACACCGGTAGCGAAATTACCCAGTGCATCTCTCAATGATTTCGCTTCGATCACTGTTTGCCTCTCGACTCGTGGAAGGTCCATGCCGCCCCGTAGTTGGCCTTATTCTACAGAGGCCTCCCGATCCTTTACCTTCCGAGCGATAGGAACAGAGCTGCCGAAAAATTCCGCGATACCGCCCTTTTAACAATCGCCCTGCCTGTCGACAGGAAAGGCTATCCGAACTCTCTGACAAAACAACAGCTGTTCATTGCGATGACCTGTCGATCGATGTGCTTCGAAGTCGAACGGGTGCCTCGCTAAATAGCTCGGATTGCGATGCGTCTCCCGCTCGTCGCTCATTGCTCGGAGAAATCATGCGTAAGCTGCCCGCACATCTCACCCGCCGCAAAGCGCTTCACGGTCTGGCCGCCGGGACCGGTGCCTTGGCACTTTCCAGTTCAACGGCCGCACTGGGTAAGGCAACGGGCTTAATGAGAACAGAGCAAAGCCTGGCCTGGACGCCGGCATGGCAGCTTCGGGAAATGATGGCCGACAAGTCGCTGTCGCCGGTCGAACTGACGCGCTATTTTCTTGATCGGATCGACCGTATCGATCCACTTATCCACGCATACATAACCGTCGATCGCGAAGGCGCGCTTGCGCAGGCCGCATTGGCCGAAAAGGCGATATCGAACGGCGACACGCTGGGTCCGCTTCACGGAATCCCGATCTCAATCAAGGATCTTTACGCGACCAAAGGCCTCGTCACCACACAGGGGTCGATGGCGATGAAGGACCTTGTCCCTACCGTTGACGAGATCCTTGTCGAACGCCTCCGCAATGCAGGGGCCATCATCGTGGGCAAGACGAATGCGCCAGAATTCGCAACTTTCCCGCGGACGAAAACGCTCCTTGCCGGCGAAACGCTCAATCCATGGGATCGCAAGCGTATTTCCGGCGCGTCAAGCGGGGGTGCCGCCGCATCCGTTGCTGCCGGAATTACGCCCTTTGCCATCGGCAGCGATGGAGGCGGGTCGACAAGAATACCTGCAGCACTGAATGGCGTGTTCGGGTTCCAGCCCAGTGCCGGGCGCATTCCTTCGCGCAGTCCGGTAAGCGTCCACATGTCGTCGGCGGGTCCCATCACGCAGGATGTCCGCGACGGCGCCATCATAATGCAGGTGCTGGCAGGCCGCGATGCGCGCGACCCAAGCGCCATCGACGAGCCGTCGCCAGACCTTGTGTCTGCGCTTGGCGCCGGTGTGGCCGGAAAGCGGATTGGGTGGAGCCGGGACTGGGGCGTCGTTACCGGCGGCGATCCGCGCGCCATCGATGTGGCGGAGAAAGCTGTCAGGCTGTTCTCTACCGCAGGCGCAAATGTCGAAGTCGCGGACGTTACGCTGCCCGATTCCGCGGCCTGGCCCGTGTTCATCGGGATGAATGAATATTCCTATCGACGCACGGGCCGGCTGCTTGGCTTCAGTGCTGAAAAGCAGGCGCTTTTCACGCCGCCGGTGAAGGCCATGCTTGCCCAGATCAAAGCGATGGGTGGAGAGCTGTTTTCGGCTGACGATTATATGCGGCTGTTCGAGACGCGGGCAGAACTGGTGCGTTGGATTGATACGGTGTTCGAGCGCCATGATTTCATATGCACGCCTACGGTCGGGATGATTGCTCCGTTGATCCCGGATGGTGAATGGGACCAGCCCTACACTGACAAATACTCGATCGACCACATAAGCACCAACTACACATATATAGCCAATGTGCTGGGCTTGCCTGCGGCATCGGTGCCATGTGGGTTCGTCGACGGCATGCCCGTCGGACTGCAGATCATCGGGCCGAGGCTGGCCGACGCGGAAGTATTCGCGGCGGCCCATGCTTTTTCCCGGATTCAGCCCTGGGCTGGGCAGCATCCCTCGATTGCGACAATTTAACACGGCTCACTAGACCGGCGGTGTAAATGGGCATGGCCGGTTTAGTGACCTAACGCTGGCTCTTGCTGAAAGGTCGCCGAATGGCGGCCTTTTATGCGTTTTACGGCTCGCGAGAACGTGATCGAGGCCGGGGCGGTGAGTGCTTGCGCCAGAAGAGTCCCCCGTTGGTAGTTTCAGCGGGACATGTTCTGAACCGCTTGCGCCGAGCGCGCACTAGCACAAAGATATTGCCGCTTTGGGAAGTCGATTTTCCAGAAAGAAAGGGAGCGAACCGAAGTCCGCCCCCCTGCCGGTCCGCTTAAAGCCGGACCGCTTACATGTCAGTGATCAGAAGCTGTACTTGGCTTCCACGCCCCATGTGCGCGGCGGCCCCAGATAGAGGCTGTTGTAAGGTGCAGCAGGCAGAATCACGGAAACGCCGGCCTGATATTCAACATCGAACATGTTCTTGAGATAGAACCCAAGGTCGAAGCCGGAACCGCCGATACCCTTCAGGTCAATGCGGCCATTGGCCAGCGAATAGCCTTCCAGCTGGAAACCCTGCTGCCCGCCGTAATCGGCGGTCATATAGAGATCTCCGCTAAAGATCAGGTCAGCATCTGCCGGCTTGACCGGTGCGATCCAGCTTGCGCTGAACGTACCGGCGAATGTCGGGGTCAGCTTGTTGATCTGCCCCCTGCCAAAAGAGCCCACATTGGGTCCAAGTTCTCCATTGGTGTTTACTGGCAACTGCTTGTCGATGTCAGTCTGGGTTATCGCGCCGTTGAAACCGAGGGTGAAGTTGCTGTCGGGCGAGACGCTGGCGTCGATCTCCACACCATAGATGCTGAGGTCGGCGGCGTTGATGATGAGCGACGACGGCGGCGCATCCAGTGTTCCACGTGGGAAGGTAAAATTGCCCGAATTCGACAGGAACTGCGTTGCATTCTCATACTTCGAATAGAACGCAGCCACGTTGATCCGGCCGCGCCCGCCGCCGAGATTGAAATTCAGCTTCTCGCCGATTTCCACGTCGGTCACGCGTTCCTGCTTGATCGTCTGGTACCCGGTAAGATCGACACAGGATGTCGAATAGTTCCCCGAAGGACAGGTCACCGGATCGGATTCGAACAGCGGGAAGTTCAGGTTCTTCGGACGGACGCCGCGACGGCTGGTAATATAGACCATGAAGTCTGGATTCACCTTATAGTCGAAACCGACGGTCCAGGTGGGATAATCGTCCTTTACCGAGGAGCGACCGAAACCATCGCTGAATTCGGTCGGCGTGCCGACACGGTCCGCAATATTCTGCTTACACTCGTCGAAAGAAACCGATTCAAACGTCGCCGCGTTGCCCGGATTATAGCAGAACTGTGCCTTGTCCCAGCTGTAGCGACCACCGACGTTGAAATTCAGCTTTTCGCTAAGCGGAATCGTGAACTGGCTGTAGATCGCAAAGCTCTGGTTCTTGACGTGCGTCGTCGTGGGCGGAATGCGGCCCAGCGAAGAGAAGGTGGTGAACTGATCGCCTGAAGGACCGGCCGGACCATCGACGCTGTAATATGCGCCGAGAATCCCGTTGAAGCCGCTGTCACTATCGTAGATGAGCTGAAGGTCGTTATCGATATAGTCGCGCACATAGCGCTGTTCGGCATAATAAACGATAAACGGTTGGGTGACGAGCCCACCCAGAAACGGATTGGAAAATCCGCCTTGGTCGAGGATCGGCACGGCGCCCGTGTTGATCCCTTGATCGTTTGTATTTTTGCGATAACCGAAGATGTTGCGGATCGAAAGGCTATCGCTCAAATCCACATCGGTCGTGTTCACGACAGCGATCGACTTGCGATAGGCGCGGCCGCCGTTGATGCCGCCATCAAATGCCCCGCGCGGATTTTCTTGAGCGTAGTCGGCTGCCAGATCAGCGAGAGCGACAGCAGTAGCT
Coding sequences:
- a CDS encoding TonB-dependent receptor, which translates into the protein MSKLLHPALLASSAALAIALPAHAQDIENQDIAEVQLAESAPAGQGEIIVTARRTAERLQDVPVAVTAFDDQALERSTVQELAEVRSIASGLNFNSEGGKSTTNVSLRGIGQLPVGLTTPGVVTYFNNIAIPSLGSSIPTYDIANIQVLKGPQGTLFGKSTLGGAILVNTAQPDLYDFEGYVRGTYGRYDYRALEGALNIPIIPGSVALRVAGQIRRQDERIRSLDADFFALPEVQALGVTDPNADSYPGFDNIKNDSVRASLTIQPTDGISNTTVVEYFKADERAAGLFLYKADFAPFQNTAFLPLMGDPARAATAVALADLAADYAQENPRGAFDGGINGGRAYRKSIAVVNTTDVDLSDSLSIRNIFGYRKNTNDQGINTGAVPILDQGGFSNPFLGGLVTQPFIVYYAEQRYVRDYIDNDLQLIYDSDSGFNGILGAYYSVDGPAGPSGDQFTTFSSLGRIPPTTTHVKNQSFAIYSQFTIPLSEKLNFNVGGRYSWDKAQFCYNPGNAATFESVSFDECKQNIADRVGTPTEFSDGFGRSSVKDDYPTWTVGFDYKVNPDFMVYITSRRGVRPKNLNFPLFESDPVTCPSGNYSTSCVDLTGYQTIKQERVTDVEIGEKLNFNLGGGRGRINVAAFYSKYENATQFLSNSGNFTFPRGTLDAPPSSLIINAADLSIYGVEIDASVSPDSNFTLGFNGAITQTDIDKQLPVNTNGELGPNVGSFGRGQINKLTPTFAGTFSASWIAPVKPADADLIFSGDLYMTADYGGQQGFQLEGYSLANGRIDLKGIGGSGFDLGFYLKNMFDVEYQAGVSVILPAAPYNSLYLGPPRTWGVEAKYSF